From a single bacterium BMS3Abin08 genomic region:
- the recJ gene encoding single-stranded-DNA-specific exonuclease RecJ, with the protein MPHRRWFVQKTNPEYIEYLAKSTSTSPAFAQILINRGIKTPAEVRVFLDPSLSRLNDPLELQGIKEATEIIKKAVRDKKRILVHGDYDTDGITGTAILFSTLKKMGADVLYFIPDRRLHGYGFNRPGVEFAAESGVRLIITVDCGITSFKAVKESSDRGIGVVITDHHEPAKDDSGKTVLPGAAALINPKIDDALSIISGSTVAFKLAAALIGMDNALDMIDLASLGTIADVVPLVGENRVIVKEGLRLINESPRTGISAMKDVSGLNGRKLTAGLLSFSLIPRLNASGRIDNANDVIKMLVTENYNEAIALARRLNDLNKKRQQIEEEIYQEALAMLKEKGHDFSIVLASEGWHEGVVGIVASRLADAYYRPAFIFGITDGIAKGSARSIPPLDLYHGISLCKDILLSFGGHRQAAGLKLRAGDVELFETRMNRIIPDSLTDSDLVPTLKIDASVAFREVGFSLVREIDLMEPLGFGNSSPVLGTRGLEAVGPKIVGKKHLKMRLKHRSYILDAIGFDMGDKADILDGTKLIDAVYTPTINVWERGRTLQLRLLSFRQSPL; encoded by the coding sequence ATGCCTCATAGAAGATGGTTTGTTCAGAAGACAAACCCGGAATACATAGAGTACCTCGCAAAGAGCACCTCCACATCTCCCGCCTTTGCCCAGATATTGATCAACCGGGGCATCAAGACGCCCGCCGAGGTAAGGGTGTTTCTTGATCCCTCCCTTTCAAGGCTTAATGATCCCCTCGAGCTTCAGGGTATAAAGGAGGCAACAGAGATCATTAAGAAGGCCGTCAGGGACAAAAAAAGAATCCTCGTACATGGCGATTACGATACGGACGGGATCACGGGTACTGCAATACTGTTCAGCACCCTGAAAAAAATGGGGGCCGACGTCCTGTATTTCATTCCCGACAGGAGGCTTCACGGTTACGGATTCAACCGGCCCGGTGTAGAGTTTGCCGCAGAGTCCGGTGTCCGGCTTATAATCACCGTCGACTGTGGCATAACATCCTTCAAGGCGGTTAAGGAGTCTTCCGACAGGGGAATCGGGGTTGTGATTACAGACCACCACGAGCCCGCAAAGGACGATTCAGGCAAAACCGTACTCCCCGGGGCAGCGGCACTCATAAATCCAAAGATCGACGATGCCCTCTCGATAATTTCCGGTTCAACAGTTGCATTCAAGCTTGCAGCCGCACTCATCGGCATGGACAATGCCCTCGACATGATTGACCTTGCTTCCCTTGGAACAATTGCCGACGTTGTCCCACTTGTCGGTGAAAACAGGGTAATCGTTAAAGAGGGCTTAAGACTTATAAATGAATCTCCTCGAACGGGTATTTCTGCAATGAAAGACGTATCGGGACTCAATGGCAGGAAATTAACCGCCGGCCTCCTGTCCTTTTCTCTGATTCCCCGTCTGAACGCCTCGGGCAGGATAGACAACGCCAATGACGTGATCAAAATGCTTGTAACTGAAAACTACAATGAAGCCATAGCCCTTGCAAGGCGGCTGAACGACCTCAACAAAAAAAGGCAGCAAATTGAAGAAGAGATATACCAGGAGGCCCTTGCCATGCTCAAGGAAAAGGGCCATGATTTTTCGATAGTTCTTGCATCCGAAGGCTGGCACGAAGGTGTTGTGGGCATTGTGGCATCGAGGCTTGCAGATGCCTACTACAGACCGGCCTTCATCTTCGGCATCACGGATGGTATTGCAAAGGGATCCGCCCGCAGTATCCCGCCCCTTGACCTCTATCATGGAATCTCTCTATGCAAGGATATCCTCTTATCCTTCGGTGGACACAGGCAGGCAGCCGGTCTTAAATTGCGGGCCGGGGATGTGGAACTCTTCGAGACAAGGATGAACCGGATAATACCGGACAGCCTGACCGATTCCGATCTTGTCCCTACCTTGAAAATCGATGCATCCGTAGCCTTCCGGGAGGTCGGCTTTTCACTTGTAAGGGAGATCGACCTCATGGAACCACTGGGTTTCGGAAATTCCTCTCCCGTGTTAGGCACAAGAGGTCTTGAAGCTGTGGGACCAAAAATTGTGGGGAAGAAGCACCTGAAGATGAGACTTAAACACCGTTCATACATCCTTGATGCAATCGGATTTGATATGGGGGACAAGGCGGATATACTTGACGGCACAAAGCTCATCGATGCCGTCTATACCCCTACCATAAATGTGTGGGAAAGAGGAAGGACACTCCAGCTCCGTCTCCTCTCCTTCAGGCAATCCCCCCTTTAA